The following are encoded together in the Pedobacter sp. D749 genome:
- a CDS encoding MFS transporter — protein MDHQAKTNSRNVIFLVIVAALGYFVDIYDLVLFSVVRVKSFTDIGVSAAHMRTEGEYVINMQMFGLLLGGLLWGIIGDKFGRIKVLFGSILMYSLANLANGFATDVHTYAIIRLIAGIGLAGELGAGITLVTETMDKEKRGYGTMVVAGIGLLGAAAAATIGKHFTWQTSYFVGGGMGLLLLLLRVGTFESGMFKHAEQSSEVSKGNFFMLFSNRKRFLKYLACICLGLPLWFIVGILVTQSPEIGKALGAKDLLNAGTGIMYTYFGIAIGDVVCGFLAQVLKSRRKTVLIFQSLSVITVLVYLNSTGLTESSFILICLFMGFAVGYWATFVTIAAEQFGTNIRSTVTTTAPNFVRGALIPITFAFEFFVHRYNIVSAGFIVMGIVTVIAMISVVYLKESFNKDLNYLEH, from the coding sequence ATGGATCATCAAGCAAAAACCAACAGCCGTAATGTTATTTTCTTAGTTATCGTAGCCGCCCTGGGCTATTTTGTTGACATTTACGATCTTGTTTTATTTTCTGTTGTAAGGGTAAAAAGTTTTACAGATATCGGTGTTTCTGCAGCACATATGCGTACTGAAGGAGAGTATGTAATCAATATGCAGATGTTCGGCTTATTGCTTGGCGGTTTGCTTTGGGGAATCATAGGTGATAAATTTGGCAGAATCAAAGTATTATTTGGATCAATTTTAATGTATTCGTTAGCAAATTTAGCCAATGGTTTTGCTACAGATGTACACACTTATGCCATCATCAGGCTTATAGCAGGCATCGGTTTGGCAGGCGAGTTAGGTGCAGGGATTACACTTGTTACCGAAACCATGGACAAAGAAAAACGTGGTTACGGCACTATGGTGGTAGCTGGCATTGGTTTACTGGGAGCAGCAGCAGCAGCTACCATCGGCAAACATTTTACCTGGCAAACCTCTTATTTTGTAGGTGGTGGTATGGGTTTGCTTTTGTTGCTCTTACGTGTAGGTACTTTCGAATCGGGTATGTTTAAACATGCTGAGCAAAGTTCAGAAGTTTCGAAAGGCAACTTTTTTATGCTTTTTTCTAACCGGAAGCGGTTTTTAAAGTACCTGGCCTGTATCTGTTTAGGGCTTCCACTTTGGTTTATTGTAGGTATTCTGGTTACTCAATCGCCAGAAATCGGGAAAGCACTGGGTGCAAAAGATTTATTGAATGCCGGCACGGGCATTATGTACACTTACTTCGGTATTGCCATCGGCGACGTAGTATGTGGCTTTTTGGCGCAGGTATTAAAGTCACGCAGGAAAACAGTCCTTATTTTTCAAAGTTTATCAGTGATTACCGTACTCGTTTATTTAAACAGTACAGGTTTAACTGAAAGTAGTTTTATCCTGATCTGCCTGTTTATGGGCTTTGCAGTAGGCTATTGGGCAACGTTTGTAACTATTGCTGCTGAACAGTTTGGTACTAACATCCGCTCAACAGTTACCACCACAGCGCCAAACTTTGTACGTGGGGCATTAATTCCGATTACATTTGCTTTTGAATTTTTTGTACACCGTTATAACATTGTTTCGGCCGGTTTTATTGTCATGGGAATTGTTACCGTGATCGCCATGATTTCGGTCGTCTATTTAAAAGAAAGCTTTAATAAAGACCTTAATTATCTAGAACATTAG
- the hemF gene encoding oxygen-dependent coproporphyrinogen oxidase, which yields MFKEEVAARYKQIQDEICRGLEIADGKGKFEEELWERSGGGGGRTRIMQNGAIIEKGGVNFSAVHGKLPEAVKKAFNVTEDDFFATGVSIVIHPNHPLVPIIHMNIRYFELNEETRWFGGGIDLTPHYVFENDARFFHHKLKQACDDFGAEFYPKFKTHADDYFFIKHREETRGIGGIFYDRLKPENTNLSWEQILDFSINIGETFLPIYTELIDRNRDKEFTEAHKEWQYQRRSRYVEFNLVYDSGTKFGLETNGRIESILMSLPPQANWGYNVQPEINSEEYKTIQLLKKGINWV from the coding sequence ATGTTTAAAGAAGAAGTAGCAGCGAGATATAAGCAAATTCAGGATGAAATTTGCCGCGGATTGGAAATTGCCGATGGCAAAGGAAAATTTGAAGAAGAACTGTGGGAGAGAAGCGGCGGGGGAGGCGGACGTACGCGGATTATGCAAAATGGTGCAATTATCGAAAAGGGTGGTGTAAATTTCTCCGCTGTACATGGAAAGCTTCCGGAAGCGGTAAAAAAAGCATTTAATGTGACAGAAGATGATTTTTTTGCTACAGGCGTTTCAATTGTGATTCACCCAAATCATCCGCTGGTGCCAATTATTCATATGAATATCCGTTATTTTGAACTCAATGAAGAAACACGTTGGTTTGGTGGCGGTATCGATTTAACGCCGCATTATGTTTTCGAAAACGATGCCCGTTTCTTTCACCATAAACTAAAACAGGCTTGTGACGATTTCGGTGCTGAATTTTATCCAAAATTCAAAACACACGCTGATGATTATTTTTTTATTAAACACCGTGAAGAAACCCGTGGTATTGGCGGTATTTTTTACGATCGCTTAAAACCTGAAAACACCAATTTATCGTGGGAGCAGATTTTAGATTTCTCCATCAATATCGGCGAAACATTTTTGCCGATTTATACCGAATTAATTGACCGTAACCGGGACAAAGAATTTACCGAAGCACATAAAGAGTGGCAATACCAACGCCGTAGCCGTTATGTAGAATTTAATTTAGTTTACGATTCTGGAACTAAATTCGGACTGGAAACCAACGGACGGATAGAATCTATTTTAATGAGTTTGCCTCCACAAGCTAACTGGGGTTATAATGTTCAGCCCGAAATTAATTCTGAAGAATACAAAACGATACAGCTGCTTAAAAAAGGGATTAACTGGGTTTAG
- a CDS encoding RecQ family ATP-dependent DNA helicase, whose translation MKMTSIAFFDIELNATGKLLLDIGCVLSDGTGFHKNHPEEFAQFITQCDFICGHNIVAHDLAYLRRHFGHPEWGLDKAIDTLLLSPLLFPRQPYHRLLKDDKVQTEERNNPLNDAKKARDLFYDELSAFRALDDTFKGILYGLLHNQSGFDNFFRYLNYTAPVNKEQLTSKIRGLFQGEICKESELDHFIDEDPVALAYTLALLNCGDRFSITPPWVLKNYPDVERLFFLMRNNPCLQGCDYCSRAHDPLLALKKHFVFSGFRKYGDEPLQEDAVRAAIQGESILAVFPTGGGKSITFQVPALMSGENAKALTVVIAPLQSLMKDQVDNLEKKGITEAVTINGLLDPIDRGKAIERIENGYASLLYISPESLRSVTIERLLLKRKIARFVIDEAHCFSSWGQDFRVDYLYIGDFIKNLQQKKGLDYTIPVSCFTATAKQRVIEDIRSYFKEKLQLDLRVFQADASRTNLHYRVYRRDNEEEKYNQLRNIIEEKNCPTIVYVSRTKRAKKLAQKLTSDGFVAKAYHGKMEKDKKSKNQNAFMSGEVDIMVATSAFGMGVDKSDVGAVIHYDISDSLENYVQEAGRAGRDEQIQADCFVLFNEEDLDKHFILLNQTKISSKEINQVWKAIKELTRSRDRASNSALEIARKAGWDDGISEIETRVTTAIAALEDAGYLKRGQNMPRVFATSILSKNAQEAIERINASEKFSKDQREQAVRIIKKLFSSKSKRLSTDEVAESRIDYISDQLGIYKEQVIRAIELMRDENILAHTKDLTAFIKKTESTSRSLAIVESFRKQEELLLAQLKEEEAAYNLKEIIEAFLKSSIKDSSLNQLKTIINFWAIKRWINRRNLKHSKNHIKIGLLVDKNTFREKQEKRHLLARMITEYLHKKAAALIAPDNQQEEVLIEFSVQELREVVEKEQGMFSVQASIDDIEDSLFYLSRIAAIKIEGGFMVVHNKLTIERIEKNNRIQYKESDYEKLKQFYQQKVQQIHIVGEYAQKMIRNYKEALQFVDDYFRLNYTSFLSKYFPGSRQDEIKRTLTPAKFMKLFGALSPTQLKIINDTSSQYIVVAAGPGSGKTKLLVHKLASLLIAEDVKHEQLLMLTFSRAAATEFKKRLMELIGKAVHYTEIKTFHSYCFDLLGRVGSLTESENIIQTAVDKIKAGEMEPFRITKAVLVVDEAQDMNREEYELVQALMQHNEDMRVILVGDDDQNIYGFRGADSAYMQALITEKGAVKYELTVNYRSKNNIVSLANQWSTTIGQRLKTEPCFASQHQNGLIHITEYTHNHIIVPLAGIIGKAELSGSTCVLTQTNEEATLLCGLLAQQKLQVRLIQSNDGFNLYNLYELRIFSDMIDSYADSPLVTDDEWSDAKRRLMAHIHTSAQKNLAIAAIRAFEEVNTAKKYKSDWKAFLFESKVEDFLDINTIVIYTSTIHKAKGKEFDNVYLLLQHFKPLTDEHKRQFYVAITRAKTKLNIHYQGQYLQPFSAEELVYTEDDNQYPEPQQIAIHLTFRDVQLGYFEYVQHRINLLFSGASLQPTEEGLTNAQGELILKYSQKFMTALQERFDQGFKITAASINFIVYWKDEAKQKESKIILPSLLLKKV comes from the coding sequence ATGAAAATGACGAGTATTGCCTTTTTTGATATCGAACTAAACGCCACTGGCAAATTGTTGCTTGATATCGGCTGTGTTTTGTCAGATGGTACGGGTTTCCATAAAAATCACCCCGAAGAATTTGCACAGTTTATTACGCAGTGCGATTTTATTTGTGGACATAATATTGTGGCACATGATCTGGCTTACCTGCGAAGGCATTTTGGTCATCCAGAATGGGGCCTGGATAAGGCTATTGACACGCTGTTATTATCGCCTTTACTATTTCCGAGGCAACCCTACCATCGCCTGCTTAAAGATGATAAGGTACAAACAGAAGAACGCAACAATCCTTTAAATGATGCAAAAAAAGCGAGGGATCTGTTTTACGATGAGTTAAGCGCCTTTAGAGCACTAGATGATACATTTAAGGGCATCCTGTATGGACTTTTGCACAATCAAAGCGGCTTTGATAATTTTTTCAGGTATCTTAATTATACCGCTCCAGTTAATAAAGAACAGTTGACGTCCAAAATCAGAGGCTTATTTCAAGGTGAGATTTGTAAAGAGAGTGAGCTCGATCATTTTATAGATGAAGATCCCGTTGCTTTGGCCTATACTTTAGCCTTGCTCAATTGCGGTGATCGTTTCTCTATCACACCACCATGGGTATTAAAAAACTACCCAGATGTAGAGCGACTGTTTTTCCTTATGCGGAACAATCCCTGTTTGCAGGGATGCGATTATTGCAGTCGCGCCCATGACCCGCTACTGGCTTTAAAAAAGCATTTCGTTTTTTCAGGTTTCCGAAAATATGGTGATGAACCGCTGCAGGAAGATGCCGTTAGGGCAGCTATCCAGGGGGAATCCATTTTGGCAGTATTTCCCACCGGTGGCGGCAAGTCTATCACTTTCCAGGTACCAGCATTGATGAGTGGCGAAAATGCCAAAGCGCTTACGGTGGTAATTGCGCCCTTACAGTCTTTGATGAAAGACCAGGTAGATAACCTGGAAAAGAAAGGCATTACAGAAGCCGTTACCATCAATGGATTATTAGATCCGATAGATCGTGGTAAAGCAATCGAACGCATAGAAAACGGCTATGCAAGCTTACTTTACATTTCGCCTGAGTCGCTCCGTTCAGTTACTATTGAACGATTGTTGCTCAAAAGAAAGATCGCCAGGTTTGTGATTGATGAAGCGCATTGCTTCTCATCCTGGGGTCAGGATTTTCGGGTAGATTACTTATATATCGGTGATTTTATCAAAAATCTGCAGCAAAAGAAAGGGCTCGATTATACCATCCCAGTGTCATGCTTCACGGCTACCGCAAAGCAAAGGGTAATTGAAGATATCCGGTCTTATTTCAAGGAGAAATTACAACTTGATTTAAGGGTATTCCAGGCTGATGCTTCGCGCACCAACCTGCATTACCGTGTTTATCGGCGGGATAATGAGGAAGAAAAATATAATCAGCTAAGGAACATCATCGAGGAAAAGAATTGTCCTACCATTGTATATGTGTCACGTACAAAAAGAGCCAAAAAATTAGCCCAAAAGCTAACCAGCGATGGATTTGTAGCCAAAGCTTATCATGGCAAAATGGAGAAAGACAAAAAGTCTAAAAATCAAAATGCCTTTATGAGTGGTGAGGTCGATATTATGGTGGCTACTTCAGCATTTGGCATGGGAGTAGACAAAAGCGATGTAGGTGCGGTTATACATTATGATATTTCGGACTCACTTGAGAATTACGTGCAGGAGGCGGGAAGGGCAGGACGTGATGAACAGATACAGGCCGATTGTTTCGTACTATTTAATGAGGAAGATCTGGATAAACATTTCATCCTGCTCAATCAAACTAAAATCAGCAGCAAAGAGATTAACCAGGTATGGAAAGCCATAAAGGAATTAACAAGGTCGAGGGATAGGGCGTCCAATTCGGCGCTAGAGATTGCAAGGAAGGCAGGTTGGGATGATGGTATCAGTGAGATTGAAACCAGGGTAACCACTGCCATAGCCGCCCTGGAAGATGCCGGCTATTTAAAGCGCGGGCAAAACATGCCCCGGGTTTTTGCCACCAGCATCCTGAGTAAAAATGCACAAGAGGCGATTGAGCGGATTAACGCATCAGAAAAGTTTTCCAAAGATCAGCGGGAGCAAGCGGTGCGCATTATTAAAAAACTATTTTCGAGCAAAAGCAAAAGATTATCTACAGACGAGGTGGCCGAATCGAGAATAGATTATATATCCGATCAGCTGGGCATATACAAAGAGCAGGTAATCCGGGCAATTGAATTAATGCGGGATGAAAACATACTGGCCCATACCAAAGATCTTACCGCTTTTATTAAGAAAACAGAATCTACTAGCAGATCATTAGCCATTGTAGAAAGCTTTAGAAAACAGGAAGAACTTTTATTGGCGCAGTTAAAAGAGGAAGAAGCTGCATATAATTTAAAAGAGATCATTGAGGCATTTTTGAAATCAAGCATCAAAGACAGTTCGCTTAATCAGTTAAAGACCATTATTAATTTCTGGGCCATAAAAAGATGGATCAATCGCCGTAACCTGAAACATTCAAAGAACCATATAAAGATCGGTTTATTGGTGGATAAAAATACCTTTCGCGAAAAGCAGGAAAAACGGCATTTGCTCGCCAGGATGATTACAGAGTACCTGCACAAAAAAGCGGCAGCACTAATTGCACCCGATAATCAGCAGGAAGAAGTATTGATAGAGTTTTCGGTACAGGAACTCAGAGAGGTGGTTGAAAAGGAACAAGGGATGTTTTCAGTGCAGGCCAGTATTGATGATATCGAAGACAGTTTGTTTTACCTGTCTCGCATAGCAGCCATTAAGATCGAAGGCGGTTTCATGGTAGTGCATAATAAGCTCACCATCGAGCGCATTGAAAAGAACAACCGCATACAATACAAAGAAAGCGACTACGAAAAATTAAAACAGTTTTACCAGCAAAAAGTACAGCAGATCCATATAGTAGGAGAATATGCCCAAAAAATGATCCGTAACTATAAAGAAGCCCTACAGTTTGTGGATGACTATTTCAGGCTTAACTATACTTCTTTTCTCTCAAAATATTTTCCCGGCAGCAGGCAGGATGAAATAAAACGTACCCTTACGCCTGCAAAATTCATGAAATTATTTGGTGCGCTTTCGCCAACGCAATTGAAGATCATAAATGATACCAGCAGCCAGTACATTGTAGTAGCTGCCGGCCCTGGGAGTGGCAAAACAAAGCTATTGGTACATAAACTGGCCTCCTTACTTATTGCCGAGGATGTAAAGCACGAGCAGTTACTGATGCTTACATTTTCCCGTGCAGCAGCCACAGAATTTAAAAAACGACTGATGGAGCTCATTGGCAAAGCAGTTCATTACACCGAAATCAAAACCTTTCATTCTTATTGCTTTGATCTGCTGGGTAGAGTAGGAAGCCTTACAGAATCTGAAAACATCATACAAACGGCAGTAGACAAAATAAAAGCTGGCGAGATGGAACCCTTCAGGATAACTAAAGCTGTGCTGGTAGTAGATGAAGCCCAGGACATGAATAGGGAAGAGTATGAACTGGTACAGGCCCTCATGCAACACAATGAAGATATGCGGGTAATATTGGTTGGCGATGACGACCAGAATATATATGGTTTTCGAGGGGCAGATTCAGCCTATATGCAAGCGCTTATTACCGAAAAAGGTGCAGTTAAGTACGAACTTACGGTAAACTACCGCAGTAAAAACAATATTGTATCGCTGGCCAACCAATGGTCCACTACAATTGGCCAGCGGCTCAAAACCGAACCTTGCTTTGCCAGCCAGCATCAAAATGGGCTTATCCACATCACAGAATATACCCATAACCACATTATTGTTCCGTTGGCCGGTATTATAGGCAAGGCCGAGCTATCGGGATCTACATGCGTGCTTACCCAAACCAACGAAGAAGCCACGTTGCTCTGTGGTTTGCTCGCGCAACAAAAGCTACAGGTCAGGCTTATTCAATCAAACGATGGCTTTAATCTCTATAACCTGTACGAGCTGCGCATTTTTTCCGATATGATTGATAGCTATGCAGACAGTCCGCTGGTAACCGATGATGAATGGAGCGATGCCAAACGACGCTTAATGGCGCATATCCATACTAGTGCCCAGAAAAATCTTGCTATTGCTGCCATCCGTGCATTTGAAGAGGTGAACACAGCCAAGAAATATAAAAGTGACTGGAAGGCTTTTCTTTTTGAATCTAAAGTAGAAGACTTCCTGGATATTAATACCATAGTGATATACACTTCTACTATTCACAAAGCCAAGGGTAAGGAATTTGACAACGTGTACCTATTATTGCAGCATTTTAAACCACTTACTGATGAGCACAAGCGGCAATTTTATGTGGCCATTACAAGAGCCAAAACCAAGCTTAACATACACTACCAGGGCCAATATCTTCAGCCTTTTTCTGCTGAGGAACTTGTTTATACTGAAGACGATAACCAATATCCAGAGCCGCAACAAATAGCTATACATCTTACGTTTAGAGATGTTCAACTGGGCTATTTCGAATATGTACAACACCGCATCAACTTACTTTTTAGCGGTGCATCTCTGCAACCAACAGAAGAAGGCCTGACCAATGCCCAAGGTGAGCTCATCCTTAAATATTCCCAAAAATTCATGACAGCCTTGCAGGAGCGCTTCGATCAGGGATTTAAAATTACTGCTGCCAGCATAAATTTTATAGTGTACTGGAAAGATGAGGCCAAACAAAAAGAATCTAAGATCATATTGCCTTCGTTGTTGCTGAAAAAAGTATAA
- a CDS encoding endonuclease V — translation MYDHYSFEEATAYQIELAKQLKFQPLDKIETIAGADISFNKNSTTMYAGIVILSYPEMILKSFALETYETSFPYKPGFLGFNEVPALLKVWELIVEKPDVVVLDGNGILHPRRMGVASHFGILANQATIGCAKSLLHGKDHQPENVRYSTSEIKNNTGELLGFALKTKINCAPVYVSAGHLITADQSLAIIKNCVGNYRIPEPTRMAHNVVNDFRIGKLKAGFHVVSAPLTLF, via the coding sequence ATGTATGATCATTATAGTTTCGAGGAGGCTACCGCTTATCAAATTGAACTGGCTAAACAATTAAAATTTCAACCGCTTGATAAAATAGAAACCATTGCAGGCGCTGATATTTCTTTCAATAAAAACAGCACCACCATGTATGCAGGAATTGTAATCTTAAGTTACCCGGAAATGATTTTAAAATCATTCGCCTTAGAAACTTATGAAACTAGTTTTCCTTACAAGCCAGGATTTTTGGGTTTTAATGAAGTTCCGGCATTATTAAAAGTTTGGGAATTGATAGTCGAGAAACCAGATGTTGTGGTATTGGATGGCAATGGAATTTTGCACCCACGCCGTATGGGTGTTGCTTCGCATTTTGGTATTTTGGCTAATCAAGCTACAATTGGCTGCGCAAAAAGTCTCTTGCACGGAAAAGATCACCAGCCAGAAAATGTCAGATATAGCACTTCAGAAATTAAAAATAATACAGGTGAGCTCCTTGGTTTTGCATTGAAAACAAAAATCAATTGCGCACCTGTTTATGTATCCGCTGGTCATTTAATTACTGCTGATCAAAGCTTAGCGATCATTAAAAACTGTGTCGGAAATTATCGCATTCCCGAACCGACCCGCATGGCCCACAATGTTGTAAATGATTTTAGAATTGGAAAGCTAAAAGCTGGTTTTCACGTGGTATCAGCACCATTGACTTTGTTTTGA
- a CDS encoding restriction endonuclease: MPNQYTFNDFDPREFEFLCRDLLQLTISEETGRPFLFNSFSEGADGGIDAIFEDEKEKIVLQCKRWSDFDALYATLKNSELPKVIRLNPTRYIIATSCKLSQRQMEKIYTLFKPYVHSTNDILGQAMINNLLALYPDVELSYPRLYLHSATVLNRLLQANVYNQSVDKLKKYHKVSRFYVPDASFQQALKILNDKRYVIISGEPGVGKSTLAGILSLYYLEQGYEFIFLRRSISEAEGSVWNAQKKQVFFFDDFLGSTTFEGFDRNEDRQLLDFISKIVDSSNKLLLITTREYVFKQAEAIYPELKKLHFTKCLIRQKEFTPAFKINILYNYLYYSKVELKHIEPLLYDEHYKEIIHHNNFTPRLIDDYLDRYYNLYADSYSLYFGLKKYLDDPYSYWETIFLKLSENAQILLLIMAITEEPSIEALLFKTFINVGLHRKIYEQGYEQDRFDQAVAELAESFISISHNPEIKRGDGSISSMDYSLIFTAFRTDNFFEFQNPSIKDFTVNYLRKREDLVAFMIRGATLFNQLYFVFATSKEDKHIEDYDTDTPFSIGKIILSPSLCALMAEKMISEFDTLPIAKVKRIDWEGGDTSFHLDNDQFDNRMDKLWLLCRYFPLANHETVLRFVKEKYEQLLEEDKFAKQAMTSGSNYRALSLAERITQTDIIKKLQPFVSFDPLATVKAYYHNLRFAKEFFGLHYLQEIFPDAYYEVVTTNIKDIRRWIKGMIYDDIDYYLWEGTHEAELAIDELVDEELEHLEEIYKFKLSKKTKQDINDMAGRELFRINKLKKNADNLVYEPEEDLAEETPRAKQLDKQKYKAYQLALNRLKPNWAEDWEEEEDAFRYIRSTANDPAAAEHLIGRIANHKHYQDLLDNTRNTDLLLNYLIVHKEDVLNEYAFYECLLLSDSWKEEQLTTLQAVAYNLYINELFTFRQNTFESALSKVALIPVEQYRTILQQQDIWFRFPNTTFHIFLSVRYMINLPEQERSELYRSFKDDDDCVHYDNREILWRLCYEADKDLFCAHFIVPVIQSELNIIFNKYEDEMTIQYLEKNSLDYEFGFWKEAQQFEIDRAGGGNALLDDIARVFEEWNIPDPFWSIGDCFNISYIENTAVIKYMQQHCPVTDGQYKIDLTDELKNATFRKLLKPAGVTRIIVDYTVAWSKVLLELQ; encoded by the coding sequence ATGCCTAATCAATATACATTTAATGACTTCGACCCGAGGGAGTTTGAATTTTTGTGCAGAGACCTGTTACAGCTGACAATAAGCGAAGAGACTGGAAGGCCATTTCTTTTTAACAGCTTTAGTGAAGGTGCAGATGGGGGTATTGATGCAATTTTTGAAGATGAAAAGGAGAAAATAGTGCTCCAATGCAAACGCTGGAGCGACTTTGATGCTTTGTATGCGACGCTCAAAAACTCGGAATTGCCCAAAGTCATCAGGCTCAATCCTACCCGGTATATTATTGCCACCTCCTGCAAGCTGTCTCAAAGGCAGATGGAGAAAATATATACGCTGTTTAAGCCTTATGTACACAGTACCAATGACATCCTGGGGCAAGCCATGATCAATAACCTGCTGGCGCTATACCCTGATGTGGAATTGAGCTATCCGCGCTTATACCTGCATAGTGCAACGGTTTTGAACCGCCTGCTACAGGCCAATGTGTACAACCAGTCTGTCGATAAGCTTAAAAAATACCACAAGGTCTCCCGGTTTTATGTGCCCGATGCCTCCTTTCAGCAAGCCTTAAAGATATTGAACGACAAACGGTATGTGATTATTTCGGGCGAGCCGGGTGTGGGTAAGTCCACGCTGGCCGGTATTCTAAGCCTGTATTACCTGGAACAGGGATACGAGTTTATCTTCCTGCGCAGGAGCATATCAGAAGCGGAGGGGAGTGTATGGAATGCACAAAAGAAGCAGGTATTCTTCTTCGATGATTTTTTGGGCAGCACTACATTTGAAGGCTTTGACCGTAATGAAGATCGCCAATTGCTTGATTTTATCAGCAAAATCGTTGATTCTTCCAATAAGCTGCTGTTGATCACGACCAGAGAATATGTATTCAAACAGGCTGAAGCTATATATCCAGAACTTAAAAAACTCCATTTTACAAAATGCCTGATCCGCCAAAAGGAATTTACACCAGCCTTCAAGATCAATATTTTATACAATTACCTGTATTATTCAAAAGTAGAGCTGAAGCATATTGAGCCACTATTATATGACGAACACTACAAGGAAATTATTCACCACAACAACTTTACACCCAGGCTTATTGATGATTACCTGGATCGGTATTACAACCTGTATGCAGATAGCTATTCCCTGTATTTTGGTTTGAAAAAGTACCTCGATGATCCTTATTCTTATTGGGAAACAATATTCCTGAAACTGAGTGAAAACGCACAAATACTCCTGCTCATCATGGCCATAACAGAAGAGCCCTCCATTGAAGCATTGTTGTTCAAAACCTTTATAAATGTAGGGCTGCACCGCAAGATATATGAGCAGGGATATGAGCAGGATAGATTTGACCAGGCTGTAGCCGAGCTTGCCGAATCATTTATATCCATATCCCACAATCCGGAAATTAAAAGAGGAGATGGGAGTATTTCTTCAATGGATTATTCCCTCATTTTTACAGCATTCAGGACCGATAATTTTTTTGAATTTCAAAACCCCTCCATTAAGGATTTTACGGTAAACTATCTTAGGAAAAGAGAAGACCTAGTCGCTTTCATGATCCGCGGCGCTACGCTTTTCAACCAGTTGTATTTTGTTTTTGCCACGAGCAAGGAGGATAAGCATATTGAGGATTATGATACAGACACGCCATTCTCGATCGGCAAAATCATTTTATCCCCTTCTTTATGCGCGCTGATGGCTGAAAAAATGATCAGCGAATTTGATACCTTACCAATAGCCAAAGTAAAAAGGATCGACTGGGAGGGAGGAGACACTTCTTTCCACTTGGATAATGATCAATTTGATAACCGCATGGATAAACTGTGGCTGCTATGCCGTTATTTCCCCTTAGCTAACCACGAAACGGTACTCAGGTTTGTCAAAGAAAAATATGAGCAATTGCTCGAGGAAGATAAATTTGCGAAACAAGCCATGACGTCCGGGAGCAATTATCGTGCATTATCTTTGGCAGAGCGGATTACTCAAACAGATATCATCAAGAAACTCCAACCTTTTGTATCTTTTGATCCGCTCGCGACCGTAAAGGCCTATTATCATAACCTCCGGTTTGCAAAAGAATTCTTCGGCCTGCATTACCTGCAGGAAATTTTCCCTGATGCTTATTATGAAGTGGTTACTACCAATATAAAAGATATCAGGCGCTGGATTAAAGGAATGATTTATGATGATATTGATTATTATTTATGGGAAGGCACACATGAAGCCGAATTGGCAATAGATGAGCTGGTGGATGAAGAACTGGAGCATCTTGAAGAGATCTACAAATTCAAGCTGAGCAAAAAAACTAAGCAGGACATTAATGATATGGCAGGACGTGAATTATTCAGGATAAATAAGCTTAAGAAAAATGCTGATAACCTGGTTTACGAACCGGAAGAAGACCTGGCAGAAGAAACTCCAAGAGCCAAACAGCTGGATAAACAGAAATATAAGGCATACCAGCTGGCCTTGAATAGGCTGAAACCTAATTGGGCTGAAGATTGGGAGGAGGAAGAAGATGCTTTCAGGTATATCAGGTCCACGGCGAATGATCCGGCTGCAGCCGAGCACCTGATTGGCCGGATTGCTAATCATAAACATTACCAGGATTTACTGGATAATACCAGAAATACTGATCTTTTATTGAATTATTTGATTGTGCATAAAGAAGACGTTCTTAACGAATATGCGTTTTACGAATGTCTTCTTTTGTCTGACTCATGGAAAGAAGAGCAATTAACCACCTTGCAGGCTGTTGCTTACAATTTATATATTAATGAGCTTTTTACCTTCCGGCAGAATACTTTTGAAAGTGCCCTTAGCAAGGTGGCACTTATACCCGTTGAGCAATACCGTACCATCCTGCAGCAGCAAGACATCTGGTTCCGGTTTCCGAATACAACATTCCATATATTTCTCTCGGTAAGGTATATGATAAACCTCCCGGAGCAAGAAAGAAGTGAGTTGTACAGAAGTTTTAAAGACGATGATGACTGTGTGCATTACGACAACCGGGAAATACTTTGGCGGTTATGCTACGAGGCCGATAAAGATCTGTTTTGTGCTCACTTTATAGTCCCGGTAATCCAATCTGAACTGAATATAATTTTTAATAAGTACGAAGATGAAATGACAATTCAGTATTTAGAGAAAAACAGCCTTGATTATGAATTTGGTTTTTGGAAAGAAGCGCAACAATTTGAAATCGACCGAGCTGGTGGTGGAAATGCCTTATTGGACGATATTGCCAGAGTTTTTGAAGAATGGAACATTCCAGATCCCTTCTGGAGCATAGGCGACTGTTTTAATATCAGTTATATAGAAAATACTGCAGTTATTAAATATATGCAGCAACATTGCCCCGTTACAGATGGCCAATATAAGATTGATCTTACAGATGAGCTGAAGAATGCAACATTCCGGAAATTATTAAAGCCTGCAGGTGTTACCCGGATAATAGTAGATTATACAGTCGCATGGAGCAAAGTGCTGCTTGAACTACAATAG